The following are encoded in a window of Megalops cyprinoides isolate fMegCyp1 chromosome 16, fMegCyp1.pri, whole genome shotgun sequence genomic DNA:
- the stard14 gene encoding START domain containing 14, which produces MSRGAAILPDDTVFSDFRRQCLSTENWYNKYDKNGMEVWVEMPTLSSTQGGKNHVPKVHKIKCKMAINDVSAATMYDVLHDSQYRKKWDPAMLDSFDIARLSSNADVGYYSWICPKPLKNRDVVTLRSWQVKDNEYVIINFSVKHPKHPPRKDLVRAISILTGYLLESTGPNSCSFTYLSQADPKGSLPKWVVNKASQVLAPKVMKCVHKAGQSYPEWKQQNSPDYKPWLHPEQSDLLFMDPAELVIQRGDSLENVDESSILDARENEVAEDSS; this is translated from the exons ATGTCTCGGGGTGCGGCGATTTTACCAGACGACACAGTTTTTTCCGACTTCAGAAGACAATGTTTGTCAACGGAGAACTGGTATAATAAGTACGACAAAAACGGAATGGAGGTATGGGTCGAGATGCCCACACTGTCGTCGACACAAGGAGGGAAAAACCACGTGCCCAAAGTGCATAAGATCAAG TGCAAGATGGCTATCAACGATGTGTCGGCAGCCACTATGTACGATGTGCTCCATGACAGCCAGTACCGCAAGAAGTGGGACCCAGCCATGCTGGACAGCTTTGACATTGCCCGCTTGTCCAGTAACGCAGATGTGGGTTATTACTCAT GGATCTGCCCGAAGCCACTGAAGAACAGAGATGTGGTGACGCTGCGATCGTGGCAGGTTAAGGACAACGAATACGTGATCATTAACTTCTCCGTCAAACACCCG aAGCACCCACCTCGCAAGGACCTGGTGAGAGCCATCTCCATTTTGACGGGCTACCTGCTGGAGTCCACAGGCCCTAACAGCTGTTCTTTCACTTACCTGTCACAGGCCGACCCCAAAG GTTCCCTTCCAAAGTGGGTGGTGAACAAAGCCTCACAGGTCCTGGCTCCCAAA GTGATGAAGTGTGTGCACAAGGCGGGACAGAGCTACCCGGAGTGGAAGCAGCAGAACTCCCCAGACTACAAGCCCTGGCTGCACCCCGAGCAGAGCGATCTGCTGTTTATGGACCCAGCCGAGCTGGTGATCCAGCGCGGGGACTCCCTGGAGAACGTGGATGAGAGCTCGATCCTGGACGCCCGCGAGAACGAGGTGGCGGAGGACAGCAGCTGA
- the rab41 gene encoding ras-related protein Rab-41 isoform X1, giving the protein MSTTTGGEFGNPLRKFKLVFLGEQSVGKTSLITRFMYDSFDNTYQATIGIDFLSKTMYLEDRTIRLQLWDTAGQERFRSLIPSYIRDSAAAVVVYDIANLNSFQQTSKWIDDVRTERGSDVIIMLVGNKTDLADKRQVSVEAAERKARELNVMYIETSAKAGYNVKQLFRRVAAALPGMDSAPEKSKEDMIDIKLEKPPEQPVTESSCSC; this is encoded by the exons atgtccACCACTACCGGAGGAGAGTTTGGTAACCCCTTGCGGAAATTTAAGCTTGTTTTCCTGGGCGAACAGAGTG TGGGGAAGACCTCTCTCATCACCAGATTTATGTATGATAGCTTTGACAACACCTACCAG GCAACAATCGGAATAGATTTCCTATCCAAGACCATGTATTTGGAAGATCGGACG ATACGCCTGCAGCTGTGGGACACTGCAGGACAGGAGCGCTTTCGAAGCCTCATCCCCAGCTACATCCGAGACTCAGCCGCCGCTGTGGTGGTCTATGACATAGCAA ACCTCAATTCCTTTCAGCAGACCTCAAAGTGGATTGATGATGTgagaacagaaagaggaagtgatgtcataatcatGCTAGTTGGGAACAAAACGGACTTGGCTGATAAAAG ACAGGTATCTGtagaggctgcagagaggaaagcTCGCGAACTCAATGTGATGTACATAGAGACCAGCGCCAAGGCAGGATATAACGTCAAACAG CTGTTCCGCCGTGTGGCCGCAGCCTTACCTGGGATGGACAGTGCTCCAGAGAAGAGCAAAGAGGACA TGATCGACATCAAACTCGAGAAGCCTCCAGAACAACCTGTCACCGAGAGCAGCTGCTCGTGCTAA
- the rab41 gene encoding ras-related protein Rab-41 isoform X4 — protein sequence MSTTTGGEFGNPLRKFKLVFLGEQSVGKTSLITRFMYDSFDNTYQATIGIDFLSKTMYLEDRTVRLQLWDTAGQERFRSLIPSYIRDSTIAVVVYDITNLNSFQQTSKWIDDVRTERGSDVIIMLVGNKTDLADKRQVSVEAAERKARELNVMYIETSAKAGYNVKQLFRRVAAALPGMDSAPEKSKEDMIDIKLEKPPEQPVTESSCSC from the exons atgtccACCACTACCGGAGGAGAGTTTGGTAACCCCTTGCGGAAATTTAAGCTTGTTTTCCTGGGCGAACAGAGTG TGGGGAAGACCTCTCTCATCACCAGATTTATGTATGATAGCTTTGACAACACCTACCAG GCAACAATCGGAATAGATTTCCTATCCAAGACCATGTATTTGGAAGATCGGACG gtcCGACTCCAGCTGTGGGACACTGCAGGACAGGAGCGCTTTCGAAGCCTCATCCCCAGCTACATCCGAGACTCCACCATTGCTGTGGTGGTCTATGACATAACCA ACCTCAATTCCTTTCAGCAGACCTCAAAGTGGATTGATGATGTgagaacagaaagaggaagtgatgtcataatcatGCTAGTTGGGAACAAAACGGACTTGGCTGATAAAAG ACAGGTATCTGtagaggctgcagagaggaaagcTCGCGAACTCAATGTGATGTACATAGAGACCAGCGCCAAGGCAGGATATAACGTCAAACAG CTGTTCCGCCGTGTGGCCGCAGCCTTACCTGGGATGGACAGTGCTCCAGAGAAGAGCAAAGAGGACA TGATCGACATCAAACTCGAGAAGCCTCCAGAACAACCTGTCACCGAGAGCAGCTGCTCGTGCTAA
- the rab41 gene encoding ras-related protein Rab-41 isoform X2: MSTTTGGEFGNPLRKFKLVFLGEQSVGKTSLITRFMYDSFDNTYQATIGIDFLSKTMYLEDRTVRLQLWDTAGQERFRSLIPSYIRDSTIAVVVYDITNLNSFQQTSKWIDDVRTERGSDVIIMLVGNKTDLADKRQITTEEGEQRAKELNVMFIETSAKTGYNVKQLFRRVAAALPGMDSAPEKSKEDMIDIKLEKPPEQPVTESSCSC; encoded by the exons atgtccACCACTACCGGAGGAGAGTTTGGTAACCCCTTGCGGAAATTTAAGCTTGTTTTCCTGGGCGAACAGAGTG TGGGGAAGACCTCTCTCATCACCAGATTTATGTATGATAGCTTTGACAACACCTACCAG GCAACAATCGGAATAGATTTCCTATCCAAGACCATGTATTTGGAAGATCGGACG gtcCGACTCCAGCTGTGGGACACTGCAGGACAGGAGCGCTTTCGAAGCCTCATCCCCAGCTACATCCGAGACTCCACCATTGCTGTGGTGGTCTATGACATAACCA ACCTCAATTCCTTTCAGCAGACCTCAAAGTGGATTGATGATGTgagaacagaaagaggaagtgatgtcataatcatGCTAGTTGGGAACAAAACGGACTTGGCTGATAAAAG ACAGATCACCACGGAAGAGGGCGAGCAGAGAGCTAAGGAACTGAATGTCATGTTCATTGAAACCAGCGCAAAGACTGGCTACAATGTCAAACAG CTGTTCCGCCGTGTGGCCGCAGCCTTACCTGGGATGGACAGTGCTCCAGAGAAGAGCAAAGAGGACA TGATCGACATCAAACTCGAGAAGCCTCCAGAACAACCTGTCACCGAGAGCAGCTGCTCGTGCTAA
- the rab41 gene encoding ras-related protein Rab-41 isoform X3, with the protein MSTTTGGEFGNPLRKFKLVFLGEQSVGKTSLITRFMYDSFDNTYQATIGIDFLSKTMYLEDRTIRLQLWDTAGQERFRSLIPSYIRDSAAAVVVYDIANLNSFQQTSKWIDDVRTERGSDVIIMLVGNKTDLADKRQITTEEGEQRAKELNVMFIETSAKTGYNVKQLFRRVAAALPGMDSAPEKSKEDMIDIKLEKPPEQPVTESSCSC; encoded by the exons atgtccACCACTACCGGAGGAGAGTTTGGTAACCCCTTGCGGAAATTTAAGCTTGTTTTCCTGGGCGAACAGAGTG TGGGGAAGACCTCTCTCATCACCAGATTTATGTATGATAGCTTTGACAACACCTACCAG GCAACAATCGGAATAGATTTCCTATCCAAGACCATGTATTTGGAAGATCGGACG ATACGCCTGCAGCTGTGGGACACTGCAGGACAGGAGCGCTTTCGAAGCCTCATCCCCAGCTACATCCGAGACTCAGCCGCCGCTGTGGTGGTCTATGACATAGCAA ACCTCAATTCCTTTCAGCAGACCTCAAAGTGGATTGATGATGTgagaacagaaagaggaagtgatgtcataatcatGCTAGTTGGGAACAAAACGGACTTGGCTGATAAAAG ACAGATCACCACGGAAGAGGGCGAGCAGAGAGCTAAGGAACTGAATGTCATGTTCATTGAAACCAGCGCAAAGACTGGCTACAATGTCAAACAG CTGTTCCGCCGTGTGGCCGCAGCCTTACCTGGGATGGACAGTGCTCCAGAGAAGAGCAAAGAGGACA TGATCGACATCAAACTCGAGAAGCCTCCAGAACAACCTGTCACCGAGAGCAGCTGCTCGTGCTAA
- the arr3b gene encoding arrestin 3b, retinal (X-arrestin), with translation MAKIFKKTSGNGSISLYLGKRDFVDHVTSVDIVDGVLKVDPTDLNGRKVWVQLACAFRYGREDLDVIGLSFRKDIWIHHIQVYPPTGESKPANTPMQDSLMKKVGEQGYPFTFLIPNNLPCSVTLQPGPEDKGKACGVDYEVKAYIANEAENLDEKVDKKDTCRLVIRKIQFAPDNTGAGPKADITKQFMMSDKPVHLEASLEKEIYYHGDPIMVKVKINNETNKVVKKIKISIDQTTDVVLYSADKYSKCVLSEEFGDSVNGNSTFEKEYQIIPLLANNKEKRGLALDGRLKDEDTNLASTTVLRPGMEKEVLGILVSYKCKVNLMVSRGGILGDLTASDVFVELPLVLMSPKPAAHWTKRPCSSAQM, from the exons ATGGCAAA GATCTTCAAGAAGACCAGTGGCAATGGCTCG ATCTCCCTCTACCTGGGGAAGCGAGACTTTGTGGATCACGTGACTAGTGTAGACATCGTTG ATGGGGTGCTGAAGGTGGATCCCACAGATCTCAATGGCAGGAAAG TGTGGGTGCAGCTGGCTTGTGCCTTCCGCTACGGCCGTGAAGACCTGGATGTGATTGGGCTGTCATTCAGGAAAGACATCTGGATCCACCACATTCAGGTTTACCCTCCTACAGGAGAGAGCAAGCCAGCCAACACCCCCATGCAGGACTCCTTGATGAAGAAAGTTGGGGAACAAGGCTATCCCTTCACCTTTCTA ATTCCTAACAACCTGCCGTGCTCCGTCACTCTTCAGCCTGGACCTGAGGACAAGGGCAAG GCTTGTGGTGTAGACTATGAAGTGAAGGCATACATCGCCAATGAAGCAGAAAACCTGGACGAGAAAGTGGACAAGAA AGACACCTGCCGCCTGGTCATTCGCAAGATCCAGTTCGCGCCTGACAACACAGGAGCGGGGCCCAAGGCCGACATCACCAAGCAGTTCATGATGTCGGACAAGCCAGTCCACCTGGAAGCATCTCTGGAAAAGGAG ATTTACTACCACGGTGATCCAATCATGGTCAAAGTAAAAATCAACAACGAAACCAACAAAGTTGTGAAGAAGATTAAAATAAGCA TTGACCAGACCACTGATGTGGTGCTCTACTCTGCTGATAAATACTCCAAATGTGTGCTGTCCGAGGAGTTTGG GGACAGCGTCAATGGCAACTCAACATTCGAGAAAGAGTACCAAATAATCCCCCTGCTGGCAAACAACAAAGAGAAGCGCGGCCTGGCGTTAGACGGCAGGCTAAAGGATGAAGACACTAACTTGGCCTCCACCACAGT TCTGAGGCCTGGTATGGAGAAAGAGGTTCTAGGAATCCTTGTCTCCTACAAATGCAAGGTCAATCTCATGGTTTCCAGAGGGGG CATCCTGGGAGACCTGACAGCCAG TGACGTTTTCGTGGAGCTTCCCTTGGTTCTGATGTCCCCCAAACCCGCAG CCCACTGGACTAAACGCCCCTGTAGTTCAG CACAGATGTAA